The Micromonospora violae DNA segment CCAGCAGACCGTGGCGTTGATCAAGGTGACGATCGACGTGGTCGAGGAGCAGGTGTCGCACCTGGCCGCCGAGGGCGAGGAGCAGCAGCTCCGCGAGGCGGTGCTGCGTTTCTCCCGGGAGATCGCGTTCTCCGCCGCCCGGGTGTACGCGCGGGCCGCCGAGTCGCGCGGCGCCTGGGACGCCCGGTTGCAGGCGCTGCTGGTCGACGCGCTGTTGCGCGGTGACTCGCCGGACGTCCTGGCCAGTCGGGCCGCCGCGCTCGGCTGGGCGGACGCGCCGCCGGTGGCGGTGGCGGTTGGTCGATCACCCGGCGGTGAGGTCTCCGCGGTGCTGCATGTGGTCTACCGGCAGGCCCGCCGGATCGGCGTGGAGGTGATCGGTGGCGTCCACGGTGACCGGTTGGTGATCGTGCTGGGCGGCGCACCGGATCCGCTGACCGCCACGGCGAAGCTGCTCAGCGCCTTCGGGGACGGCCCGGTGGTGGTCGGTCCCGCCGTACCGAGCCTGGACGAGGCGACGGAGTCGGCGCGGGCCGCGCTGTCCGGCTTCCGGGCCGCACCGGCGTGGCCCAGCGCGCCCCGGCCGGTGCCGGCCGCGGACCTGCTGCCGGAGCGGGCCCTCGCCGGTGACGCGGAGGCCCGCCGGCGGCTACGGCATGATGTGTACGCGACGCTGGTGCGCGCCGGTGGGGAGTTGCTGGCCACACTGGACGCGTTCCTGGCCGCTGGTGGCACGCTGGAGAGCGCGGCCCGGGCACTGTTCGTGCACCCGAACACGGTGCGTTACCGGTTGCGCCGGATCGCCGAGGTGACCGGGTTCTCGCCACTGTCGCCGCGCGACGCGTTCGCCCTCCAGGTGGCGCTGACCGTGGGTCGGTTGGATCCGGTTGTCCCGCTGGCCTCGTCGGTCCCGAGTCAGACAATGACCCCGGCCAGCCGGAAACCCGCCCAAAACGAGGATGATCCCCGCCGATCTTTGTAGGAAACCTCCAAAGGTCCTAGTACGGTTTGGTCGAAGGCGGCACAGCGTTACCCGCCCTTATCCGGGAGAGTCATAGGCGTGCTCGCCGTACTTAGTCCTGGCCAGGGTTCTCAGAAACCCGGCTTCCT contains these protein-coding regions:
- a CDS encoding PucR family transcriptional regulator, whose protein sequence is MDRRTGADVVGLLTTCQARAVSTPGGGDLSATLRRIERSAGALATSSVARMDETLPWFRALPADQRSWVMLVAQAGARSLVQWLRDGGGTADSTQEVSDDVFAAAPQALARSITLQQTVALIKVTIDVVEEQVSHLAAEGEEQQLREAVLRFSREIAFSAARVYARAAESRGAWDARLQALLVDALLRGDSPDVLASRAAALGWADAPPVAVAVGRSPGGEVSAVLHVVYRQARRIGVEVIGGVHGDRLVIVLGGAPDPLTATAKLLSAFGDGPVVVGPAVPSLDEATESARAALSGFRAAPAWPSAPRPVPAADLLPERALAGDAEARRRLRHDVYATLVRAGGELLATLDAFLAAGGTLESAARALFVHPNTVRYRLRRIAEVTGFSPLSPRDAFALQVALTVGRLDPVVPLASSVPSQTMTPASRKPAQNEDDPRRSL